A region of Thermococcus barossii DNA encodes the following proteins:
- a CDS encoding ATP-binding protein encodes MTKLEKFEFLKINGKEVSGTLMKIEPSENTRYSYEVWFPYALEYINEIREGRFLAVKNFATKDAEEHWSILEVTFIEPLHYAIHNISKSHYPHFAETAAKNASIDWEIQTDAPKYPTTRIIVDAIPTNLEIVDDGSDKYELQEETNIPMLGKEVYILDNETTQEIINKGMNKGYIEAGSWTIGNEVKIRINVEELLRKHFGIFGFTGAGKSNLLSTLIRKITEYSIDNEPVKLVIWDLMSEYYGLLLDVLCKYDGYLIAIGEKTFPDSTLEYLKTKDSSKLTQAAEDLVKTMVFPKDIKNNSNIFPKAAIEITKKLLKCDKVRLLVPEYTVDDLVHKYPPWEGRRKGAGPWQTISKVVGRTFGEYRGKDVIVTPELAEKLLNKLESELRGKSEDIKESFGKIKLALENIKTRTGTPMALGITTSQIIELLNSKDNPNILIFVSHDPNQIRNTSWELGTRLYEERRKNGVITPTTVFIFDEADEFIPQDVDKRNESYKHSSDIAMKLARRGRKFGLGLGIATQRIRYLNTSILAQPHTYFVSKLPRKTDREAVAEAFGLGLDMFNQTFKFKKGDWLVISHDALGMEAVPIPVHFENANIKVIEFLNNLPEHCCGRTEVTD; translated from the coding sequence ATGACAAAGTTAGAAAAGTTTGAGTTCCTGAAAATTAATGGGAAAGAAGTCTCTGGAACTCTAATGAAGATTGAACCTAGTGAAAATACTAGGTATTCCTATGAGGTCTGGTTCCCGTATGCTCTTGAGTACATCAATGAAATCCGAGAAGGCAGATTTTTAGCTGTAAAGAATTTTGCAACAAAAGATGCCGAAGAACACTGGAGTATCTTAGAAGTAACATTCATTGAACCCCTACACTATGCTATCCACAATATCTCGAAGAGCCATTATCCACATTTTGCAGAAACTGCGGCTAAAAATGCCTCAATAGACTGGGAGATCCAAACAGATGCCCCGAAATACCCTACTACAAGGATAATTGTGGATGCTATCCCAACTAACTTGGAGATTGTTGATGATGGGAGTGATAAATACGAACTCCAAGAAGAAACTAACATTCCAATGCTCGGAAAAGAAGTCTATATTCTGGACAATGAAACTACTCAGGAGATAATTAACAAAGGAATGAATAAAGGGTACATAGAAGCTGGTTCCTGGACCATTGGAAATGAAGTTAAAATCAGGATCAACGTTGAGGAACTCTTAAGGAAGCACTTTGGTATCTTCGGGTTTACAGGTGCAGGAAAGAGCAACCTGCTTAGCACATTAATCCGTAAGATCACAGAGTACTCTATAGACAACGAACCAGTGAAACTTGTCATATGGGATTTAATGTCCGAGTACTATGGGTTGCTCCTCGATGTTCTCTGTAAGTATGATGGATACCTTATCGCAATTGGTGAAAAAACTTTCCCGGATAGCACATTAGAGTATCTCAAAACGAAAGATTCTTCTAAATTGACTCAAGCTGCAGAAGATTTAGTCAAGACAATGGTCTTCCCTAAGGACATAAAGAACAACAGCAATATATTTCCCAAAGCAGCTATAGAAATAACCAAAAAACTACTTAAGTGCGACAAAGTCAGATTGTTAGTTCCAGAATATACCGTGGATGACCTAGTACATAAATACCCTCCCTGGGAAGGGCGAAGAAAAGGTGCCGGACCTTGGCAGACAATCAGTAAAGTAGTAGGGAGGACTTTTGGGGAGTACAGAGGCAAAGATGTCATTGTAACCCCAGAACTGGCTGAAAAACTTCTCAACAAACTGGAGTCTGAACTTCGGGGGAAATCTGAAGATATAAAAGAAAGTTTCGGAAAAATCAAACTTGCACTGGAAAACATAAAAACAAGAACAGGCACCCCAATGGCACTCGGTATTACAACATCACAGATCATTGAACTATTAAATTCAAAAGACAATCCGAACATTCTAATCTTTGTATCACACGATCCAAATCAAATACGGAATACTTCCTGGGAGCTAGGTACAAGATTGTACGAAGAAAGACGGAAAAATGGAGTTATTACTCCTACAACAGTATTCATATTTGATGAGGCCGATGAATTTATTCCCCAAGATGTTGACAAGAGAAACGAATCATACAAACATTCCTCAGATATTGCAATGAAATTAGCTAGGAGAGGAAGAAAGTTTGGACTAGGGCTTGGGATAGCAACTCAGAGAATTCGGTACCTAAATACAAGCATCCTCGCACAACCACATACTTACTTCGTAAGTAAACTCCCGCGAAAAACAGACAGAGAAGCAGTTGCAGAAGCATTTGGACTGGGATTAGACATGTTTAACCAGACGTTTAAATTCAAAAAAGGTGACTGGCTAGTGATCAGCCATGATGCACTAGGTATGGAAGCAGTTCCAATCCCAGTACATTTCGAAAATGCAAATATCAA
- a CDS encoding DNA double-strand break repair nuclease NurA yields MAPSEITKIYENYNKAISETRKRIKDKREKQEEFIKRNQEELRKLLVNYNTLFKNRMVRRRLLTYLKDFFGGNSAQMIAIDGSAGKESKEEYVIFYSLAYGIKGNLSISRDSVEFSYSQLSTGEEIRETTSIVAYVPIPFSELSLVGEELGDIAYLVSSDSERIDMNSLNLELMKLAEIFLAYQSTSYAKVILIDHSLSSLLMHSEVKWEDIGLIDSQLDIDLGIKLTPAHIAITRAHPMHPKEHYTKYQTKIPTLSKFRLFSRLIADLVYYFDDNRTFVSWEELKEKDSELDIELVKKNLKRQSKLIANLLEWDDKGVYIGGKDIKSKEPKGKQRIHWYTQLWEETKRFYERFCEKLFKDQDIGVLTYRKKYTTAEGQELDVFSWLSPNDVLFLLEVGIKSLIEKAWDKRVMLIGVVKDSSSRYLSRNAMSVMNYIGKPYLPQKVSEELLVRHPTDRKLIESLILKLADVTKAPIGSIEFDSVFSTLRANYIKDKGRICLTGVRGEILNQNLLFAKSIIMFYVDKESYPEYPLIWHAIFVERLLYPEELAESSINIMDITSQAISKGNTGSKCNDYENLGHVQAYFTFETFNLTDTFRPEELPKIFNSWELSNWYAAMTIFILQSMVRNTYPEALGYPVPLHEADIGAKEFGDIIRRYIHSSSRFEEFSYLDSSFRETRDRGEYIRRWGS; encoded by the coding sequence ATGGCTCCATCTGAGATCACAAAAATATATGAGAACTATAACAAGGCAATTTCAGAAACTAGAAAGAGAATCAAAGATAAACGAGAGAAACAAGAAGAGTTCATTAAAAGAAACCAAGAAGAGCTAAGAAAACTCCTAGTTAATTACAACACTCTTTTTAAAAATCGGATGGTAAGAAGGAGGTTACTAACTTATCTAAAGGACTTCTTCGGCGGAAATTCCGCACAAATGATAGCTATTGATGGTTCTGCAGGAAAAGAAAGCAAAGAAGAGTATGTTATATTTTATAGCCTTGCATACGGCATCAAAGGAAACTTAAGCATAAGCAGAGACTCAGTGGAATTTTCATATTCACAACTTTCAACAGGCGAAGAAATAAGAGAAACTACAAGTATCGTCGCTTATGTCCCGATACCTTTCTCAGAGTTGAGTTTGGTGGGTGAAGAACTAGGAGATATTGCATACCTAGTCTCATCGGATAGTGAAAGGATCGATATGAACTCTCTAAATCTGGAACTCATGAAACTTGCCGAAATATTTCTAGCGTATCAATCCACAAGCTATGCAAAAGTCATACTTATTGATCACTCTTTAAGTAGCCTATTGATGCATTCAGAAGTGAAATGGGAAGATATTGGATTAATTGATAGTCAACTGGACATAGACTTAGGCATTAAACTAACCCCTGCCCACATCGCAATAACCCGGGCACACCCTATGCACCCTAAAGAGCACTATACCAAATATCAAACGAAGATTCCAACTCTCTCAAAATTTAGATTGTTTTCCAGGCTAATAGCTGACCTTGTATATTACTTTGATGACAATAGAACCTTTGTCTCGTGGGAAGAGCTCAAAGAAAAAGACTCAGAACTTGATATAGAACTTGTTAAGAAAAATCTGAAAAGACAAAGCAAGTTGATTGCTAATTTGCTTGAATGGGACGACAAAGGAGTGTATATTGGAGGAAAGGATATCAAATCGAAAGAGCCTAAGGGGAAACAAAGAATTCATTGGTATACTCAACTTTGGGAAGAGACAAAGAGGTTTTATGAACGTTTTTGCGAGAAACTATTCAAAGACCAGGACATTGGGGTCTTAACGTACAGAAAGAAGTATACAACAGCAGAAGGGCAAGAATTAGACGTATTTTCATGGTTATCTCCCAATGATGTTCTATTTCTTCTTGAAGTTGGAATAAAATCATTAATAGAAAAGGCATGGGACAAGAGAGTCATGTTAATTGGGGTAGTTAAAGATTCAAGCAGTAGGTATCTCAGCAGAAACGCAATGAGTGTCATGAACTATATCGGCAAGCCATACCTTCCACAAAAGGTCAGTGAAGAACTATTAGTTCGCCATCCCACAGATAGAAAACTAATTGAAAGTTTAATTCTAAAGCTAGCAGACGTAACTAAAGCTCCAATTGGATCTATAGAATTTGATAGTGTGTTTAGTACACTGAGAGCCAATTATATTAAGGATAAGGGAAGAATATGCTTAACAGGAGTTCGAGGGGAAATATTAAACCAGAATCTATTATTTGCAAAGTCCATAATTATGTTTTATGTTGATAAAGAAAGCTACCCTGAATACCCCCTAATCTGGCATGCAATCTTTGTTGAAAGACTGCTATATCCTGAGGAATTAGCAGAGAGCAGTATAAATATTATGGACATAACCTCCCAAGCAATTTCAAAAGGCAATACAGGCAGTAAATGCAATGATTATGAAAACTTAGGTCACGTTCAAGCATATTTCACATTTGAAACTTTTAACTTAACTGACACCTTCAGGCCAGAGGAATTGCCAAAGATCTTCAATAGCTGGGAATTGAGTAATTGGTATGCTGCAATGACAATTTTTATTCTACAGTCCATGGTTAGAAATACATATCCCGAAGCACTAGGATATCCCGTTCCTCTTCATGAGGCAGATATTGGAGCAAAGGAGTTTGGGGATATTATTCGGCGTTATATTCACTCATCATCCCGCTTTGAGGAATTTAGTTATTTAGACAGTTCTTTTAGGGAAACCCGCGATAGGGGTGAATACATTAGGAGGTGGGGCTCATGA
- a CDS encoding DUF6884 domain-containing protein — MNNIRVALVTSCGAKKEETPQPAGRLYKSSRIRHLYKKSKELGIPFYILSAKYGLINADMIIEPYDKVMTPERAAELLSPVKETIKSFDLVVFYKGGARKEYRELIEKACEETGTRLISFGYGNMGDIGKLDKILEEVKNGSI; from the coding sequence GTGAACAATATTAGGGTGGCATTAGTAACTTCATGTGGCGCCAAAAAGGAAGAAACCCCACAGCCCGCAGGTAGACTCTACAAGTCCTCTAGAATACGCCATCTCTACAAAAAATCAAAAGAACTTGGAATCCCCTTCTACATCTTGAGTGCAAAGTATGGGCTTATCAATGCTGACATGATTATAGAGCCATATGACAAAGTTATGACACCAGAAAGAGCAGCAGAACTTCTGTCTCCGGTCAAAGAGACCATCAAAAGCTTTGATTTAGTTGTTTTCTACAAAGGTGGGGCCAGAAAAGAGTATCGGGAGCTAATTGAAAAGGCCTGTGAAGAAACTGGCACGCGCTTGATTAGTTTTGGGTATGGGAATATGGGGGATATCGGGAAATTAGATAAGATTCTGGAGGAGGTTAAAAATGGCTCCATCTGA
- the vapB gene encoding type II toxin-antitoxin system VapB family antitoxin has protein sequence MAIVTVRVPDELKLKMKELNINWSEEIREFIRRRIDEEERRRKIREALELAKASGSVSRGFAAKSVREDRDSR, from the coding sequence ATGGCCATCGTCACCGTCCGCGTCCCCGACGAGCTGAAGCTCAAGATGAAGGAGCTGAACATCAACTGGAGCGAGGAGATAAGGGAGTTCATAAGAAGGCGCATAGACGAGGAGGAGCGGAGACGAAAGATACGGGAAGCTCTGGAGCTTGCAAAAGCAAGCGGGAGCGTGAGCAGGGGCTTTGCAGCGAAGTCCGTGAGGGAGGACCGTGATAGTCGTTGA
- a CDS encoding type II toxin-antitoxin system VapC family toxin codes for MIVVDASALVKVVLQEPGWEKVPVEPSVATLDYALVEGMNAIWKAVRRKELTLEQGKIKITVLKTLGSSLTLFEAGNFFERGLEIALKENITIYDALYIALAEALNAEFHTADERQYHAAQNYVRAKLVR; via the coding sequence GTGATAGTCGTTGATGCTTCAGCCCTTGTAAAGGTCGTCCTTCAGGAGCCCGGCTGGGAAAAGGTTCCAGTGGAGCCCAGCGTGGCGACCCTCGACTACGCGCTCGTCGAAGGCATGAACGCCATCTGGAAGGCGGTGCGGCGAAAAGAATTGACCTTGGAACAGGGAAAGATCAAGATAACCGTGCTCAAGACATTGGGGAGTTCATTAACCCTCTTCGAGGCCGGGAACTTCTTTGAGCGCGGCCTTGAGATAGCGCTGAAAGAAAACATAACCATCTACGATGCCCTCTACATAGCCCTCGCTGAAGCCCTCAACGCTGAGTTCCACACCGCCGACGAGAGGCAGTACCATGCGGCTCAAAATTATGTAAGGGCAAAGCTGGTCAGGTAG
- a CDS encoding HAD family hydrolase gives MKLVSFDVWNTLLDINVMLDVMAVELSRLMGVCIVDVVEGMMLTRERIKRMRARTEGSPERALEESQEMLAELLGTDVEVVKRAAARATLNVGDEIVIPGAKETLEVVKRKGLKITVTGNVMFWPGSYTRLLLERFGLMDYIEGTFFADEVRAFKPMPEMFRKPLHAFGVKPEDSIHIGDTYAEDFEGALKAGLWAVWINPEAEEVRKIHERGFEVPGVEGILEVLEELEKGKAT, from the coding sequence ATGAAACTCGTTTCATTCGACGTCTGGAACACCCTCCTCGACATCAACGTGATGCTCGACGTCATGGCCGTTGAGCTCTCCAGGCTGATGGGAGTTTGCATAGTCGACGTTGTGGAGGGCATGATGCTCACGCGCGAGAGAATAAAGCGCATGCGCGCCAGAACCGAGGGGAGCCCGGAGAGGGCCTTGGAGGAGAGCCAGGAGATGCTGGCTGAACTTCTGGGAACAGACGTCGAGGTGGTTAAGAGGGCCGCCGCGAGGGCGACTCTGAACGTTGGCGATGAGATCGTCATCCCAGGTGCAAAGGAAACCCTTGAAGTCGTTAAAAGAAAGGGACTTAAAATCACGGTAACGGGCAACGTGATGTTCTGGCCCGGCTCCTACACGAGGCTCCTACTCGAGAGGTTCGGCCTGATGGACTACATTGAGGGAACCTTCTTCGCCGACGAGGTGAGGGCTTTCAAACCGATGCCCGAAATGTTCAGGAAGCCGCTCCATGCCTTTGGCGTGAAGCCTGAAGATTCAATCCACATCGGAGACACCTACGCGGAGGACTTTGAAGGCGCTCTAAAGGCCGGCCTCTGGGCCGTCTGGATAAACCCGGAGGCAGAGGAAGTTAGAAAGATCCACGAGAGGGGCTTTGAAGTGCCGGGCGTTGAGGGAATTCTGGAGGTTTTGGAGGAGTTAGAGAAAGGAAAAGCTACCTGA
- a CDS encoding DUF3226 domain-containing protein: MRIITGDRFEAFADEKALLFPEYRKNRDELLDFVDSLTGDETVVTASLELIDLIAWKFRRGEENVLVYSDTGKSLTLKEVYELRKYLDFDVRGGFEGERAETSVLFVEGKTDAKFFKAVFKKLFEFKESREAPYSLRFIERVFERDNFDLLRREEDGHYLAIIPSEGNSGVIRNLGNFLRAMDVFGFTVEKIGVAIDVDEDREAAMASIAGKLSGFRHEKTPLGYRVGGTEVVPLIIGLPFEDEVIEWKKPTVEDLMLHMIAREGLLERIKPALRALNESLGRRLKPKEVMYLALSAYGHWGNLEGFYELFIMRSRFRNLKAVLREAGLMNGLIYLAGREEERRR; the protein is encoded by the coding sequence ATGAGGATAATAACCGGAGACCGGTTCGAGGCATTCGCCGACGAGAAGGCCCTTCTATTCCCGGAGTACAGAAAGAATCGCGATGAGCTCCTTGATTTCGTGGATTCCCTGACCGGAGATGAAACCGTCGTCACCGCGAGCCTCGAACTGATAGACTTAATAGCCTGGAAGTTCAGACGGGGCGAAGAGAACGTTCTGGTATACTCTGACACCGGGAAGTCCCTCACCCTCAAGGAGGTCTACGAGCTGAGGAAGTACCTCGATTTTGACGTCCGCGGCGGCTTTGAGGGAGAGAGGGCAGAGACAAGCGTTCTGTTCGTCGAGGGCAAGACCGACGCCAAGTTCTTCAAGGCGGTCTTCAAAAAGCTTTTTGAGTTCAAGGAGAGCAGAGAGGCACCATACAGCCTGAGGTTCATCGAGCGGGTCTTCGAGCGTGACAACTTCGACCTCCTTCGGCGGGAGGAGGACGGACACTATCTTGCCATAATCCCCAGCGAGGGCAACTCCGGGGTGATAAGGAACCTTGGGAACTTCCTCAGGGCGATGGACGTTTTTGGCTTCACCGTTGAAAAGATAGGCGTGGCAATAGACGTTGACGAGGACAGGGAGGCGGCGATGGCTTCGATAGCGGGGAAGCTATCCGGGTTCAGGCATGAAAAAACACCCCTCGGCTATCGGGTTGGGGGGACTGAAGTTGTCCCCCTCATAATCGGCCTTCCTTTCGAAGACGAGGTCATAGAATGGAAGAAACCCACCGTGGAAGACCTTATGCTCCACATGATCGCGAGGGAAGGCCTGCTGGAGAGGATAAAGCCTGCACTCAGAGCCCTTAACGAGAGCCTCGGGAGAAGGCTCAAACCCAAGGAAGTCATGTATCTGGCCCTCTCAGCATACGGCCACTGGGGCAACCTGGAGGGCTTCTACGAGCTCTTCATCATGCGCTCGCGCTTCAGAAACCTCAAAGCGGTTCTCAGAGAGGCAGGACTCATGAATGGGCTCATCTATCTTGCAGGGAGAGAGGAAGAGAGAAGGCGTTGA
- a CDS encoding DUF2391 family protein — protein sequence MEKRLEELYSSIEELKRENESRKAPDKLGWDDIAQEIVGAVTFALPFLFTGELWEVAKDISVERSLAILLMTLGVAYLFIAKSRIGNLKKEELFHIPKRLLTVTVIAYMISAVLIYVYGINGLADFTPGQYINATILISTFAVIGAITVDMVK from the coding sequence ATGGAGAAACGACTTGAAGAACTGTACTCCAGCATCGAGGAGCTAAAAAGGGAGAACGAGAGCAGAAAAGCCCCTGATAAACTTGGCTGGGACGACATAGCCCAGGAAATAGTCGGTGCAGTTACCTTCGCCCTCCCATTCCTCTTCACCGGCGAGCTGTGGGAAGTTGCCAAGGACATATCCGTTGAGCGCTCGCTGGCGATACTCCTGATGACGCTTGGTGTGGCTTACCTCTTCATAGCCAAGTCCAGGATAGGAAACCTGAAGAAGGAGGAGCTTTTCCACATCCCCAAGAGACTCCTAACCGTCACGGTGATAGCCTACATGATATCGGCGGTTCTGATATACGTGTACGGGATAAACGGCCTGGCCGACTTCACCCCGGGCCAATACATCAACGCGACCATACTTATAAGCACCTTCGCGGTGATAGGGGCTATAACGGTGGACATGGTGAAGTGA